A single Sandaracinaceae bacterium DNA region contains:
- a CDS encoding ATP-binding protein → MIGRRASAILAELLGSTPAVALLGPRQVGKTTLALAIAEQRPSAYLDLESAADRAKLADPVLYLSRHEDQLVILDEVHRLPGLFQELRGLIDQGRRRGNRTGRFLLLGSASMDLLQQSGESLAGRISYLELGPLDGLEVGAPELERLWVRGGFPESFLATSDARSARWRRDFIRTYLERDVPMLGPRIAAETLRRFWTMLAHHQGALLNASAFARSLGVDGKTVASYLDLLVDLLLVRRLEPWHANVGKRLVKSPKVYVRDSGLAHALLGLSTAEEVLGHPVAGASWEGFVIETLIAAAPDGTRPHFYRTAAGAEIDLLLELPGGATWAFEVKRSLAPSLTKGFHLACADLAPERRIVVYPGEERFPLGQDIEVMPVCEAARALLA, encoded by the coding sequence ATGATTGGCCGCCGCGCGAGCGCTATCCTGGCGGAACTACTAGGTTCCACGCCCGCCGTCGCCCTGCTCGGCCCGCGGCAGGTGGGGAAGACCACGCTCGCGCTGGCCATCGCGGAGCAGCGACCCTCGGCCTATCTGGATCTCGAGTCCGCGGCCGACCGCGCCAAGCTGGCGGACCCCGTGCTGTACCTCTCGCGCCACGAGGACCAGCTCGTGATCCTGGACGAGGTGCATCGGCTCCCGGGGCTGTTCCAGGAGCTGCGCGGGCTGATCGACCAGGGCCGCCGCCGAGGGAATCGCACCGGACGCTTTCTGCTGTTGGGCTCGGCGTCCATGGACCTCCTGCAGCAGTCGGGCGAGAGCCTCGCGGGGCGCATCAGCTACCTCGAGCTGGGCCCGCTCGATGGGCTCGAGGTCGGTGCCCCGGAGCTCGAACGGCTCTGGGTGCGAGGTGGCTTTCCCGAGAGCTTCTTGGCCACCAGCGACGCCCGGAGCGCTCGGTGGCGCCGTGACTTCATCCGCACGTACCTCGAACGCGACGTGCCCATGCTGGGACCGCGCATCGCCGCGGAGACCCTGCGCCGCTTCTGGACGATGCTGGCGCACCACCAAGGGGCCCTGCTGAACGCGTCGGCGTTCGCTCGGTCGCTGGGCGTGGATGGCAAGACCGTGGCGTCGTACTTGGACCTCTTGGTGGACCTGCTCTTGGTGCGCCGCCTCGAGCCGTGGCACGCGAACGTGGGCAAGCGCCTGGTGAAGTCGCCCAAGGTCTACGTGCGGGACAGCGGGCTGGCGCATGCGCTGCTCGGGCTCTCCACGGCGGAAGAGGTGCTCGGGCACCCCGTGGCCGGCGCCAGCTGGGAGGGCTTCGTGATCGAGACGCTGATCGCCGCGGCCCCCGACGGGACTCGCCCGCACTTCTACCGCACGGCGGCGGGGGCCGAGATCGACCTGCTCCTGGAGCTGCCCGGCGGCGCGACGTGGGCCTTCGAGGTGAAGCGCAGCCTCGCGCCCAGCCTGACCAAGGGGTTCCACTTGGCGTGCGCGGACCTAGCGCCCGAACGGAGGATCGTGGTCTATCCGGGCGAGGAGCGCTTCCCGCTCGGCCAGGACATCGAGGTGATGCCGGTGTGTGAAGCGGCCCGAGCCCTGCTCGCGTGA
- a CDS encoding 3',5'-cyclic-nucleotide phosphodiesterase codes for MKIRVLGCHGGETPRHRTSSFLVDDTLAIDAGALTSALELPDQHKVQAVLISHAHMDHVRDLATIADNRCQQGGPPLEIVGLRSTLDVLRKHFFNDLLWPDFSKIPAGKTGMTIVYREVEPEQTVQVAGKDVLPVHVSHTIDTAAFIVSDSKRSIAYSGDTGPTERLWEVLAARKRLDALLMEVSFPNDNAALASVSGHHTPKSLDEEMRKLDRAEDIPTLLYHIKPYFQREVEHQLSQVKKWNLAVCALEQEYEF; via the coding sequence GTGAAAATAAGGGTGCTCGGCTGCCACGGGGGCGAGACGCCTCGGCATCGGACGTCCAGCTTCCTGGTGGACGACACCCTCGCCATCGACGCGGGGGCGCTCACCAGCGCGCTCGAGCTACCGGACCAGCACAAGGTGCAGGCCGTGCTCATCAGCCATGCGCACATGGACCACGTGCGCGACCTGGCCACCATCGCCGACAACCGCTGTCAGCAGGGGGGGCCGCCGCTCGAGATCGTGGGCCTGCGCAGCACGCTCGATGTGCTGCGAAAGCACTTCTTCAACGACCTCTTGTGGCCGGACTTCTCGAAGATCCCCGCCGGCAAGACGGGCATGACCATCGTCTACCGCGAGGTGGAGCCCGAGCAGACCGTGCAGGTGGCGGGCAAGGACGTGCTGCCGGTGCACGTGAGCCACACCATCGACACGGCGGCGTTCATCGTGTCGGACAGCAAGCGCTCCATCGCCTACAGCGGCGACACCGGGCCCACCGAGCGCCTCTGGGAGGTGCTGGCTGCGCGCAAGCGCCTGGACGCGCTGCTGATGGAGGTGTCGTTCCCCAACGACAACGCCGCGCTCGCGAGCGTGAGCGGGCACCACACCCCCAAGAGTCTCGACGAGGAGATGCGCAAGCTCGACCGCGCCGAGGACATCCCCACGCTGCTCTACCACATCAAGCCGTACTTCCAGCGCGAGGTGGAGCACCAGCTCTCGCAGGTGAAGAAGTGGAACCTGGCGGTGTGCGCGCTCGAGCAAGAGTACGAGTTCTGA
- a CDS encoding Crp/Fnr family transcriptional regulator, which produces MSEDKLFDRVGRVFPSGEILFRDGDAAETMYVLRSGRVRVFKEVNGREKTLAFIEAGDFFGEMALLNNKPRTASAECVEETAVLVIDAKMFEAMLRGNAEIAVRMIQRLAKRLDEANGLVGVLMQKDPKARVILGLERAAESGLVLEDGTVRVLTDEDTLAQQVGVAPEDVRGVLQRMARLGIVEVEDTGFRIPNVMRLHEFLEFLQSRSKA; this is translated from the coding sequence ATGTCCGAGGACAAGCTCTTCGATCGAGTCGGCCGCGTCTTCCCGAGCGGCGAGATCCTGTTCCGCGACGGTGACGCCGCCGAGACGATGTACGTGCTTCGCTCGGGGCGCGTGCGCGTGTTCAAGGAGGTCAACGGTCGCGAGAAGACGCTGGCGTTCATCGAGGCCGGCGACTTCTTCGGCGAGATGGCCCTGCTGAACAACAAGCCGCGCACCGCCAGCGCCGAGTGCGTGGAAGAGACGGCCGTCCTCGTCATCGACGCGAAGATGTTCGAGGCCATGCTGCGCGGTAACGCCGAGATCGCGGTGCGCATGATTCAGCGCCTGGCGAAGCGCCTCGACGAGGCCAACGGCCTGGTGGGCGTGCTGATGCAGAAGGACCCGAAGGCGCGCGTCATCCTGGGGCTCGAGCGCGCCGCCGAGAGCGGCCTGGTGCTGGAGGACGGCACCGTGCGCGTGCTGACCGACGAGGACACGCTGGCCCAGCAGGTGGGCGTGGCCCCCGAAGACGTGCGCGGCGTGCTGCAACGCATGGCGCGGCTTGGTATCGTCGAGGTCGAGGACACCGGCTTCCGGATCCCCAACGTGATGCGGCTCCACGAGTTCCTGGAGTTCCTGCAGAGCCGAAGCAAAGCATGA
- a CDS encoding glycosyltransferase — MSLLVALFAREPVAGQTKTRLIPALGAEGACALYEAFLDDVAATTQQLRALHPDVELALYSAEAQPGPQLRERAERWGMGLVPQQGETLGDRMSHALSMGIARCGAALVLGTDVPTLPLRILLTAREALRAPPDTADATSAGPARATTSALWCLGPAADGGYFLVGARHSAPSFDAVRMGTRHALTDTVRANPDRPAQRLAPWYDVDTPSDLRLLRLHLRLDPRAAPATSEQLSTRPPPFAVNLGVRPETC, encoded by the coding sequence ATGAGCTTGCTCGTGGCGCTCTTCGCGCGCGAGCCGGTGGCGGGCCAGACCAAGACGCGGCTCATTCCCGCGCTGGGCGCCGAGGGGGCGTGCGCCCTGTACGAGGCATTCCTGGATGACGTGGCGGCTACCACCCAGCAGCTGCGCGCCCTGCACCCGGACGTGGAGCTCGCGCTGTACAGCGCCGAGGCGCAGCCGGGCCCGCAGCTGCGAGAGCGCGCGGAGCGCTGGGGCATGGGCCTCGTCCCGCAACAAGGCGAGACCCTGGGCGACCGCATGAGTCACGCGCTCTCCATGGGCATCGCCCGCTGCGGCGCGGCACTGGTGCTGGGCACCGACGTCCCCACCCTCCCGCTGCGCATCCTCCTCACTGCCCGTGAGGCGCTGCGGGCTCCGCCTGACACCGCAGACGCAACCTCGGCTGGCCCCGCGCGAGCGACGACGAGCGCGCTCTGGTGCCTGGGCCCCGCCGCAGATGGCGGCTACTTCCTGGTGGGCGCGCGCCACTCGGCACCCTCCTTCGACGCCGTCCGCATGGGCACACGACACGCGCTGACCGACACCGTGCGCGCCAACCCAGATCGCCCCGCGCAGCGCCTCGCCCCCTGGTACGACGTGGACACCCCGAGCGACCTGCGCCTCCTGAGGCTGCACCTCCGCCTCGACCCGCGAGCGGCGCCCGCCACCAGCGAACAGCTGAGCACGCGCCCACCCCCGTTCGCCGTGAACTTGGGAGTTCGCCCAGAGACTTGCTAG
- a CDS encoding glycosyltransferase family 2 protein, with translation MRVDVVIPALNEEAALPLVLGDIPRDLVRRVVVADNGSTDRTAEVARAHDAEVVHQPERGYGAACLAALEHLRADPPDVVVFLDGDHADDATQLGLLLAPLLRGEADLVLGSRVAGATHGALTPQQRVGNRVACVALRTLYGARYTDLGPFRAIRWDALAQLNMVDRNYGWTVEMQIKAAQRGLRHVEVPVRYRPRVGTSKVSGTVRGTLGASYKILLLLGRYALPGAARGHAPP, from the coding sequence ATGCGCGTGGACGTGGTCATCCCGGCGCTGAACGAAGAGGCTGCGCTGCCGCTGGTGCTCGGCGACATCCCGCGGGACCTGGTGCGGCGCGTGGTGGTGGCGGACAACGGCTCCACCGACCGCACCGCCGAGGTGGCGCGCGCGCACGATGCCGAGGTGGTGCACCAGCCCGAGCGCGGGTACGGCGCCGCTTGCCTCGCCGCACTCGAGCACCTGCGCGCCGACCCGCCCGACGTGGTGGTGTTCCTGGACGGCGACCACGCCGACGACGCCACGCAGCTGGGCCTCTTGCTGGCGCCGTTGCTGCGGGGCGAGGCTGACCTGGTGCTGGGCTCGCGCGTGGCCGGGGCCACGCATGGCGCGCTGACGCCGCAACAGCGTGTGGGCAACCGCGTGGCGTGCGTGGCGCTGCGCACGCTGTATGGCGCGCGCTACACGGACCTCGGCCCCTTCCGCGCCATCCGCTGGGACGCGCTCGCGCAGCTGAACATGGTGGACCGCAACTACGGCTGGACCGTGGAGATGCAGATCAAGGCCGCCCAGCGCGGCCTGCGGCACGTGGAGGTCCCCGTGCGCTACCGCCCGCGCGTGGGCACGTCCAAAGTGAGCGGCACCGTGCGCGGGACGCTGGGCGCCAGCTACAAGATCCTGCTGCTGCTCGGCCGCTACGCCCTGCCCGGCGCCGCCCGCGGGCACGCACCGCCATGA
- a CDS encoding LysM peptidoglycan-binding domain-containing protein has product MTRAVPRWVLMAALALSGVLFSARSAQADDLFAHVVRPGDTLASIAQRYYGDPRRESVLVTENGLTTQGGSAIVVGMRLHIPWVRYHTVAAGETWQQIADRYYGDARRSFVIIESNRNATDAQPAEGAELLIPYPLRHITGQGDSVTRVARLYYPDSVAGTRRLRRFNGIRGSRLTRGQVVLVPLPDLLLSDEGRRLVEASTGAAPSDGAQREQQAAIEEQLPVLRDHVRRGRFTEAVVLGSRLLGSASVTASQALSIHRELGTAYVALDRTDLAIDAFDAALALQPDLELDGLRTSPTVMRALEAARERRTASEAAAAARAARRAATPDAGPPPPAPTTDAGPTP; this is encoded by the coding sequence ATGACCCGCGCTGTCCCCCGTTGGGTGCTGATGGCTGCGCTCGCGCTCTCTGGCGTCCTGTTCAGCGCGCGGTCCGCGCAGGCCGACGACCTCTTCGCGCACGTGGTGCGGCCCGGCGACACGCTGGCTTCCATCGCGCAGCGCTACTACGGGGACCCGCGCCGCGAGTCGGTGTTGGTGACCGAGAACGGCCTCACCACACAGGGCGGCTCCGCCATCGTGGTGGGCATGCGCCTGCACATCCCGTGGGTCCGCTACCACACCGTGGCGGCCGGCGAGACCTGGCAGCAGATCGCCGACCGCTACTATGGTGACGCGCGGCGCTCGTTCGTGATCATCGAGTCCAACCGCAACGCCACGGACGCGCAGCCGGCCGAGGGCGCGGAGCTGCTCATCCCCTACCCACTGCGGCACATCACGGGGCAGGGCGACAGCGTCACGCGCGTGGCGCGGCTGTACTACCCGGACAGCGTGGCGGGCACGCGCCGGCTGCGGCGCTTCAACGGCATCCGCGGCAGCCGCCTCACGCGCGGGCAGGTGGTGCTGGTGCCGCTGCCGGACCTGCTGCTGAGTGACGAGGGGCGCCGCTTGGTGGAAGCCAGCACGGGCGCTGCGCCCAGCGACGGAGCCCAGCGCGAGCAGCAGGCCGCCATCGAGGAGCAGCTGCCGGTGCTGCGCGACCACGTGCGGCGCGGGCGCTTCACCGAGGCCGTGGTGCTGGGCAGCCGGCTGCTGGGCTCGGCGTCGGTCACGGCGTCGCAGGCGCTCAGCATCCACCGCGAGCTGGGCACCGCGTACGTGGCGCTGGACCGCACGGACCTCGCCATCGACGCCTTCGACGCGGCCTTGGCGCTCCAGCCGGACCTCGAGCTGGACGGCCTGCGCACGTCGCCCACCGTGATGCGCGCGCTCGAGGCCGCGCGCGAGCGACGCACCGCCAGCGAAGCCGCCGCGGCAGCACGCGCGGCGCGGCGCGCGGCCACGCCGGACGCCGGACCGCCGCCCCCCGCGCCCACCACCGACGCCGGGCCCACGCCGTAG
- a CDS encoding serine/threonine protein kinase, whose amino-acid sequence MSDRIGNYRVLSEVGAGGMAVVYKAIQEPLGRLVAIKALKSTIAMDSQFAVRFEREAHFMASLQHENILHVVDFVKDGNSMYIVMEYVQGIDLYDLLELSPVLPAEEAAIVALQIARALDYAHFRGIIHRDIKPANIMLSHQGEVKLMDFGIARDDKLSDLTETGTGLGTPSYMSPEQILGDKLDFRSDIFSVGIVLYQMVTGQKPFVEDESRTVMQKIRLDRFTPPRKLNPKVPRQLERIMARCMEKMPASRYPSTQALIDDLVEFLAPRVPINYSAKLVMYLRDVGFLTDDEAERVLEAAGPRNIRRRSSDPSLLRDVGLLNAALLLGVLGGGAAIQAGSASGDGDPAPMLRASNNDAARNGAIRVVVDPWAEVYVDGELAVTTPTARAITLSPGLHYLRFTNPYYTEVEREVRVQTGQTEWLDIVMTPRHASVGGGAAPLGEGSPPPVGAGAEGALPEDQADEAEAEVEVEADVEETP is encoded by the coding sequence ATGTCCGACCGCATTGGCAACTACCGGGTGCTCAGCGAGGTGGGTGCCGGCGGCATGGCGGTGGTCTACAAGGCCATCCAGGAGCCGCTCGGCCGCCTCGTCGCCATCAAGGCGCTCAAGTCGACCATCGCCATGGACAGCCAGTTCGCCGTGCGCTTCGAGCGCGAGGCGCACTTCATGGCGTCCCTGCAGCACGAGAACATCCTTCACGTCGTCGACTTCGTGAAGGACGGCAACTCCATGTACATCGTCATGGAGTACGTGCAGGGCATCGACCTGTACGACCTGCTGGAGCTGTCGCCCGTGCTGCCGGCGGAAGAGGCCGCCATCGTGGCGCTGCAGATCGCGCGCGCGCTCGACTACGCGCACTTCCGCGGGATCATCCACCGCGACATCAAGCCCGCGAACATCATGCTGAGCCACCAGGGCGAAGTGAAGCTCATGGACTTCGGCATCGCGCGCGATGACAAGCTGAGCGACCTGACCGAGACGGGCACTGGCCTCGGCACGCCCAGCTACATGAGCCCCGAGCAGATCCTGGGCGACAAGCTCGACTTCCGCAGCGACATCTTCTCGGTGGGCATCGTGCTCTACCAGATGGTCACCGGGCAGAAGCCGTTCGTGGAGGACGAGTCGCGCACCGTGATGCAGAAGATCCGGCTCGACCGCTTCACGCCCCCGCGCAAGCTCAACCCCAAGGTGCCGCGCCAGCTCGAGCGCATCATGGCGCGCTGCATGGAGAAGATGCCGGCCAGCCGGTACCCCAGCACGCAGGCGCTCATCGACGACCTGGTGGAGTTCCTCGCGCCGCGCGTGCCCATCAACTACAGCGCCAAGCTGGTCATGTACCTGCGCGACGTGGGGTTCCTGACCGACGACGAGGCCGAGCGCGTGCTCGAGGCGGCCGGGCCCCGCAACATCCGGCGGCGCTCGTCGGACCCCTCGCTGCTGCGCGACGTGGGGCTGCTCAACGCCGCGCTGCTGCTGGGCGTGCTGGGCGGAGGTGCCGCCATCCAGGCGGGCAGCGCTTCGGGCGACGGCGACCCGGCCCCCATGCTGCGCGCCAGCAACAACGACGCAGCGCGGAACGGCGCCATCCGCGTGGTGGTGGACCCGTGGGCCGAGGTCTACGTGGACGGTGAGCTGGCGGTCACCACGCCCACGGCGCGCGCCATCACGCTCTCTCCGGGGCTGCACTACCTGCGCTTCACCAACCCGTACTACACCGAGGTGGAGCGCGAGGTGCGCGTGCAGACCGGGCAGACCGAGTGGCTCGACATCGTGATGACACCCCGCCATGCGTCGGTGGGTGGCGGCGCAGCCCCGCTCGGGGAAGGCAGCCCGCCGCCCGTGGGTGCGGGTGCCGAGGGCGCGCTGCCCGAAGACCAGGCAGACGAGGCCGAGGCTGAGGTCGAGGTCGAGGCTGACGTCGAGGAGACGCCATGA